In Homo sapiens chromosome 11, GRCh38.p14 Primary Assembly, one DNA window encodes the following:
- the AP5B1 gene encoding AP-5 complex subunit beta-1 — protein sequence MGPLSRDAWAQRLGAFRASPSAFMAGPEGEDLGRDLLSDLRSEKLSEQTKVSLLALSMEYPAQLWPDASAAEVAATSLLDTLVLLPPRPSALRRPLLLAATTALAAGGALGPTSGASCRLLPLLLGLAAGSDLGRGFVPASEQRPLQATACECLRELESCKPGLLGGSLGLLRGLLGQEGPVQPLSLLLALALRNTLVLQSRVGAGLGGLLTDKVSPTGGGPWDWTLVEEGDGRLQPQAPSWPAAEEGEGERSLTAREHSPEEARELRAAVIQLLDTSYLLTPVAQAQLLWLLGWALRGLQGQPPALFKPQLVRLLGTAQLTLLHAMLALKAAFGEALFTAQDEALLLRRLTLAAQHPALPPPTHLFYLHCVLSFPENWPLGPEGEEAAPLLLGPQLCRGLLPSLLHDPMALLARLHLLCLLCAEEEEEEKGQLPSPRHYLEELLAGLRQRAALDGGPRALATLCFQASYLVACCLAGQPTVLTPLIHGLAQLYQARPMLAPHFVDLLDQVDSELREPLKVVLRQVVVSRPGRDEALCWHLQMLAKVADGDAQSATLNFLQAAAAHCTNWDLQQGLLRVCRALLRAGVRGGLVDLLQVLARQLEDPDGRDHARLYYILLAHLAAPKLGVALGPSLAAPALASSLVAENQGFVAALMVQEAPALVRLSLGSHRVKGPLPVLKLQPEALEPIYSLELRFRVEGQLYAPLEAVHVPCLCPGRPARPLLLPLQPRCPAPARLDVHALYTTSTGLTCHAHLPPLFVNFADLFLPFPQPPEGAGLGFFEELWDSCLPEGAESRVWCPLGPQGLEGLVSRHLEPFVVVAQPPTSYCVAIHLPPDSKLLLRLEAALADGVPVALRTDDWAVLPLAGDYLRGLAAAV from the exons ATGGGGCCCCTGAGCCGGGACGCCTGGGCCCAGCGCTTGGGGGCCTTCCGGGCCAGCCCGTCTGCCTTCATGGCAGGTCCCGAGGGGGAGGATTTGGGTCGCGACCTGCTGAGCGACCTGAGAAGTGAGAAGCTGAGCGAACAGACCAAG GTTTCCCTGCTGGCCCTGAGCATGGAGTACCCTGCGCAGCTGTGGCCCGACGCCTCTGCGGCCGAAGTGGCCGCCACCTCCCTGTTGGACACCTTGGTCCTCCTACCCCCGCGGCCCTCAGCTCTCCGTCGGCCACTGCTGCTGGCGGCCACCACTGCCCTGGCGGCGGGCGGCGCGCTGGGCCCCACCTCGGGCGCCTCCTGCCGGCTCCTGCCCCTACTGCTCGGCCTGGCCGCGGGTAGCGATCTGGGGCGAGGCTTTGTCCCCGCCTCGGAACAGCGCCCCTTGCAGGCCACGGCCTGCGAGTGCCTGCGAGAGCTAGAGAGCTGCAAGCCCGGGCTGCTGGGGGGCTCCCTGGGGTTGCTGCGGGGCCTGCTGGGGCAGGAAGGCCCTGTCCAGCCACTCAGCCTGTTGCTGGCCCTCGCTTTGCGCAACACCTTGGTGCTCCAGTCCCGGGTTGGGGCTGGCCTGGGGGGACTGCTCACGGATAAGGTCTCCCCAACTGGGGGTGGTCCCTGGGATTGGACACTAGTGGAGGAGGGCGATGGACGCCTTCAGCCCCAGGCACCCAGCTGGCCGGCAGctgaggagggagagggggagcgTAGCCTTACAGCACGAGAGCACAGCCCTGAGGAGGCGCGGGAGCTGCGGGCTGCGGTGATCCAGCTTCTGGACACCTCCTATCTGCTCACTCCTGtggcccaggcccagctcctgtgGCTGCTGGGCTGGGCCCTGCGGGGTCTGCAGGGACAGCCACCGGCACTCTTCAAGCCGCAGCTGGTACGGCTGCTAGGCACAGCACAGCTGACACTGTTGCACGCCATGCTTGCGCTCAAGGCGGCCTTTGGTGAGGCCTTGTTCACAGCCCAGGATGAAGCGTTGCTGCTCCGCCGGCTCACCTTGGCTGCCCAGCACCCTGCTCTGCCTCCGCCCACCCATCTCTTTTACCTTCACTGCGTCCTGAGCTTCCCTGAGAACTGGCCGCTGGGCCCTGAAGGTGAGGAGGCTGCCCCACTGCTGCTAGGGCCCCAGCTATGCCGTGGTCTCCTGCCCAGTCTCCTGCATGACCCAATGGCCCTCCTGGCCCGCCTGCATTTACTGTGCCTGCTCTGTGccgaggaggaagaagaggagaaaggccAGCTTCCAAGCCcacggcactacctggaagagctGCTGGCTGGCTTGCGGCAGCGGGCAGCCCTGGATGGGGGCCCCCGGGCCTTGGCCACTCTCTGCTTCCAGGCCTCGTATCTGGTGGCCTGCTGCCTGGCTGGGCAACCTACGGTGCTGACCCCCTTGATCCACGGACTGGCCCAGCTGTACCAAGCCCGGCCCATGCTGGCTCCCCACTTTGTGGACCTCTTGGATCAGGTGGACTCTGAGCTGAGGGAGCCCCTGAAGGTGGTGTTGCGGCAGGTGGTGGTGTCCAGGCCGGGCAGGGATGAAGCTCTTTGCTGGCACCTGCAAATGCTGGCAAAGGTGGCAGATGGAGATGCCCAGAGTGCTACCCTCAACTTTCTACAGGCCGCGGCTGCCCACTGCACGAACTGGGACCTACAGCAGGGCCTGCTGCGGGTCTGCCGGGCGCTGCTGCGGGCAGGGGTGAGGGGCGGCCTGGTCGACTTGCTGCAGGTGCTGGCCAGGCAGCTGGAGGACCCTGATGGGCGTGACCACGCCCGCCTCTACTACATCCTGCTGGCACACCTGGCAGCACCCAAGTTGGGGGTGGCCCTGGGCCCCTCGCTTGCCGCACCTGCACTGGCCTCTTCACTGGTGGCCGAGAACCAGGGCTTTGTGGCAGCACTGATGGTGCAGGAGGCACCGGCCCTGGTACGGCTGAGCCTGGGGTCCCATCGGGTCAAGGGCCCACTCCCAGTGTTGAAGCTCCAGCCGGAGGCGCTGGAGCCCATCTACTCTCTGGAGCTGCGCTTCCGTGTGGAAGGACAGCTGTATGCACCCCTGGAGGCTGTCCATGTGCCCTGCCTGTGTCCTGGCCGCCCTGCCCGCCCTCTGCTCCTGCCTCTGCAGCCCCGATGCCCGGCCCCCGCACGGCTGGATGTCCATGCCCTTTACACCACATCCACTGGTCTCACGTGCCATGCCCACTTGCCACCCCTGTTCGTGAACTTTGCCGACCTCTTTCTGCCTTTCCCGCAGCCTCCAGAGGGGGCCGGGCTGGGCTTCTTTGAGGAGCTCTGGGATTCCTGCCTGCCAGAGGGTGCTGAGAGTCGTGTGTGGTGTCCACTTGGGCCACAGGGCCTGGAGGGCTTGGTGTCCCGCCACCTGGAGCCTTTTGTGGTGGTGGCCCAGCCTCCTACCAGCTACTGTGTAGCAATCCACCTGCCCCCGGACTCAAAGCTGCTGCTGCGGCTGGAGGCGGCCCTGGCAGATGGAGTGCCTGTGGCCCTGCGGACCGATGACTGGGCCGTGCTGCCCCTGGCGGGGGACTACCTCCGTGGGCTGGCGGCTGCTGTCTGA